The following proteins come from a genomic window of Musa acuminata AAA Group cultivar baxijiao unplaced genomic scaffold, Cavendish_Baxijiao_AAA HiC_scaffold_607, whole genome shotgun sequence:
- the LOC135662282 gene encoding LOW QUALITY PROTEIN: photosystem II CP43 reaction center protein-like (The sequence of the model RefSeq protein was modified relative to this genomic sequence to represent the inferred CDS: deleted 1 base in 1 codon): MTITLGKFTKEENDLFDIMDDWLRRDRFVFVGWSGLLLFPCAYFALGGWFTGTTFVTSWYTHGLASSYLEGCNFLTAAVSTPANSLAHSLLLLWGPEAQGDFTRWCQLGGLWTFVALHGAFALIGFMLRQFELARSVQLRPYNAIAFSAPIAVFVSVFLIYPLGQSGWFFAPSFGVAAIFRFILFFQGFHNWTLNPFHMMGVAGVLGAALLCAIHGATVENTLFEDGDGANTFRAFNPTQAEETYSMVTANRFWSQIFGVAFSNKRWLHFFMLFVPVTGLWMSAIGVVGLALNLRAYDFVSQEIRAAEDPEFETFYTKNILLNEGIRAWMAAQDQPHENLIFPEEVLPRGNLFNGTLALAGRDQETTGFAWWAGNARLINLSGKLLGAHVAHAGLIVFWAGAMNLFEVAHFVPEKPMYEQGLILLPHLATLGWGVGPGGEVMDTFPYFVSGVLHLISSAVLGFGGIYHALLGPETLEESFPFFGYVWKDRNKMTTILGIHLILLGLGAFLLVLKAVYFGGIYDTWAPGGGDVRKITNLTLSPSVIFGYLLKSPFGGEGWIVSVDDLEDIIGGHVWLGSICILGGIWHILTKPFAWARRAFVWSGEAYLSYSLGALSVFGFIACCFVWFNNTAYPSEFYGPTGPEASQAQAFTFLVRDQRLGANVGSAQGPTGLGKYLMRSPTGEIIFGGETMRFWDLRAPWLEPLRGPNGLDLSRLKKDIQPWQERRSAEYMTHAPLGSLNSVGGVATEINAVNYVSPRSWLATSHFVLGFFFFVGHLWHAGRARAAAAGFEKGIDRDLEPVLSMTPLS, from the exons ATGACTATAACCCTTGGTAAATTtaccaaagaagaaaatgatctaTTTGATATTATGGATGATTGGTTACGGAGGGACCGTTTCGTTTTTGTAGGTTGGTCCGGCCTATTGCTCTTTCCTTGTGCTTATTTCGCTTTAGGAGGTTGGTTTACAGGTACAACTTTTGTAACTTCATGGTATACCCATGGATTGGCGAGTTCCTATTTGGAAGGTTGCAATTTCTTAACCGCTGCAGTTTCCACTCCTGCGAATAGTTTAGCACATTCTTTGTTGCTACTATGGGGTCCTGAAGCACAAGGAGATTTTACTCGTTGGTGTCAATTAGGCGGTCTGTGGACTTTTGTTGCTCTCCATGGTGCTTTCGCACTAATAGGTTTCATGTTACGTCAATTCGAACTTGCTCGATCTGTTCAATTGCGACCTTATAATGCAATCGCATTCTCTGCTCCAATTGCTGTTTTTGTTTCAGTATTCTTGATTTATCCACTGGGTCAATCTGGTTGGTTCTTTGCACCTAGTTTTGGCGTAGCAGCCATATTTCgattcatcctcttcttccaagGGTTTCATAATTGGACGTTGAACCCATTTCATATGATGGGAGTTGCCGGAGTATTAGGCGCTGCTCTGCTATGCGCTATTCATGGTGCTACCGTAGAAAATACTTTATTCGAAGATGGTGACGGTGCAAATACATTTCGTGCTTTTAACCCAACTCAAGCCGAAGAGACTTATTCAATGGTCACTGCTAACCGTTTTTGGTCCCAAATCTTTGGGGTTGCTTTTTCCAATAAACGTTGGTTACATTTCTTTATGCTATTTGTACCCGTAACTGGTTTATGGATGAGTGCTATTGGGGTAGTCGGTCTGGCTCTGAATCTACGTGCCTATGACTTCGTTTCCCAAGAAATCCGTGCAGCGGAAGATCCTGAATTTGAGACTTTCTACAccaaaaatattctcttaaacgaaGGTATTCGTGCTTGGATGGCGGCTCAGGATCAGCCTCATGAAAACCTTATATTCCCTGAGGAGGTTCTACCACGTGGAAAC CTCTTTAATGGAACTTTAGCTTTAGCTGGTCGTGACCAAGAAACCACCGGTTTCGCTTGGTGGGCCGGGAATGCCAGACTTATAAATTTGTCCGGTAAACTACTTGGAGCTCACGTAGCCCATGCCGGATTAATCGTATTCTGGGCCGGGGCAATGAACCTATTTGAAGTGGCTCATTTCGTACCAGAGAAACCCATGTATGAACAAGGATTGATTTTACTTCCGCACCTAGCTACTCTAGGTTGGGGGGTAGGTCCGGGGGGAGAGGTTATGGACACCTTTCCATACTTTGTATCTGGAGTACTTCACTTAATTTCCTCTGCAGTCTTAGGCTTTGGTGGTATTTATCATGCGCTTCTTGGACCCGAGACTCTTGAAGAATCTTTTCCATTCTTCGGTTATGTATGGAAAGATAGAAATAAAATGACTACCATTTTGGGTATTCACTTAATTTTGTTAGGTCTAGGTGCTTTTCTTCTAGTACTCAAGGCTGTTTATTTTGGGGGCATATATGATACCTGGGCCCCTGGGGGGGGAGATGTAAGAAAAATTACCAACTTGACCCTTAGCCCAAGTGTCATATTTGGTTATTTACTAAAATCTCCTTTTGGGGGAGAAGGATGGATTGTTAGTGTGGACGATTTAGAAGATATAATTGGGGGACATGTATGGTTAGGTTCCATTTGTATACTTGGTGGAATTTGGCATATCTTAACCAAACCTTTTGCATGGGCTCGCCGTGCATTTGTATGGTCTGGAGAGGCTTACTTGTCTTATAGTTTAGGTGCTTTATCTGTCTTTGGTTTTATCGCTTGTTGTTTTGTCTGGTTTAATAATACCGCTTATCCTAGTGAGTTTTACGGACCTACCGGGCCAGAAGCTTCTCAAGCTCAAGCATTTACCTTTCTAGTCAGAGACCAACGTCTTGGAGCTAACGTGGGATCCGCTCAAGGACCTACTGGTTTAGGTAAATATCTAATGCGTTCCCCGACTGGAGAGATTATTTTTGGAGGAGAAACTATGCGTTTTTGGGATCTTCGTGCTCCCTGGTTAGAACCTCTAAGGGGTCCCAATGGTTTGGACTTGAGTAGGCTGAAAAAAGACATACAACCTTGGCAAGAACGACGTTCGGCAGAATATATGACTCATGCTCCTTTAGGTTCTTTAAATTCCGTGGGTGGCGTAGCTACCGAGATCAATGCAGTCAATTATGTCTCTCCTAGAAGTTGGTTGGCGACCTCCCATTTTGTTCTAGGATTCTTCTTTTTTGTGGGGCATTTGTGGCATGCGGGAAGGGCCCGTGCAGCTGCAGCAGGCTTTGAAAAAGGAATCGATCGTGATTTGGAACCTGTTCTTTCCATGACCCCTCTTAGTtga
- the LOC135662283 gene encoding photosystem I P700 chlorophyll a apoprotein A1 translates to MIIRSPEPEVKIVVDRDPIKTSFEEWARPGHFSRTIAKGPDTTTWIWNLHADAHDFDSHTSDLEEISRKVFSAHFGQLSIIFLWLSGMYFHGARFSNYEAWLSDPTHIAPSAQVVWPIVGQEILNGDVGGGFRGIQITSGFFQIWRASGITSELQLYCTAIGALVFASLMLFAGWFHYHKAAPKLAWFQDVESMLNHHLAGLLGLGSLSWAGHQIHVSLPINQFLDAGVDPKEIPLPHEFILNRDLLAQLYPSFAEGATPFFTLNWSKYAEFLTFRGGLDPITGGLWLTDIAHHHLAIAILFLIAGHMYRTNWGIGHSIKDILEAHKGPFTGQGHKGLYEILTTSWHAQLSLNLAMLGSLTIIVAHHMYSMPPYPYLAIDYGTQLSLFTHHMWIGGFLIVGAAAHAAIFMVRDYDPTTRYNDLLDRVLRHRDAIISHLNWACIFLGFHSFGLYIHNDTMSALGRPQDMFSDTAIQLQPIFAQWVQNTHALAPGITAPGATASTSLTWGGGELVAVGGKVALLPIPLGTADFLVHHIHAFTIHVTVLILLKGVLFARSSRLIPDKANLGFRFPCDGPGRGGTCQVSAWDHVFLGLFWMYNAISVVIFHFSWKMQSDVWGTISDQGVVTHITGGNFAQSSITINGWLRDFLWAQASQVIQSYGSSLSAYGLFFLGAHFVWAFSLMFLFSGRGYWQELIESIVWAHNKLKVAPATQPRALSIVQGRAVGVTHYLLGGIATTWAFFLARIIAVG, encoded by the coding sequence atgattattcgttcgccggaaccagaagtgaaaattgttgtagatagggatcccataaaaacgtctttcgaggaatgggccagacccggccatttctcaagaacaatagctaagggccctgatactaccacttggatctggaacctacatgctgatgctcacgatttcgatagtcataccagtgatttggaggagatctctcgaaaagtatttagtgctcattttggtcaactctccattatctttctttggctgagtggcatgtacttccatggcgctcgtttttccaattatgaagcatggctaagtgatcctactcacattgcacccagtgcccaggtagtttggccaatagtaggtcaagaaatattgaatggtgatgtgggtggaggtttccgaggaatacaaataacctccgggttttttcagatttggcgagcatctggaataactagtgaattacaactctattgtaccgccattggcgcattggtctttgcatcgttaatgctttttgctggttggttccattatcacaaagccgcccccaaattggcttggttccaagatgtagaatctatgttaaatcaccacttagcggggttactaggacttgggtctctttcttgggcgggacaccaaatccatgtatctttaccgattaaccaatttctcgacgctggagttgatcctaaagagataccgcttcctcatgaatttatcttgaatcgggaccttttggctcaactttatcccagttttgccgagggagcaaccccctttttcaccttgaattggtcaaaatacgcggaatttcttacttttcgcggaggattggacccaataacaggtggtctatggctgaccgatattgcacaccatcatttagctattgcaattcttttcctgatcgctggtcatatgtatagaacCAACTGGGGCATTGGTCATAGCATTAAAGACATTTTAGAGGCTCATAAAGGTCCATTTACAGGCCAGGGCCATAAAGGACTCTATGAAATCCTAACAACGTCGTGGCATGCTCAATTATCTCTTAACCTGGCTATGTTAGGCTCTTTAACCATTATTGTAGCTCACCATATGTATTCCATGCCTCCCTATCCATACCTAGCTATTGACTATGGTACACAACTTTCGTTGTTCACACATCACATGTGGATCGGTGGGTTTCTCATAGTTGGTGCTGCTGCACATGCAGCAATTTTTATGGTAAGAGATTACGATCCAACTACTCGATACAACGATCTATTAGATCGTGTCCTTAGACACCGCGATGCAATCATATCACATCTTAACTGGGCATGTATATTTCTGGGTTTTCACAGTTTTGGCTTGTATATTCATAATGATACCATGAGCGCTTTAGGGCGTCCACAAGATATGTTTTCAGATACCGCTATACAATTACAACCCATCTTTGCTCAATGGGTACAAAACACCCATGCTTTAGCACCCGGCATAACAGCTCCTGGTGCAACAGCAAGTACCAGCTTAACTTGGGGAGGTGGTGAGTTGGTAGCAGTAGGCGGCAAAGTAGCTTTGTTACCTATTCCATTAGGAACCGCAGACTTCTTAGTCCATCATATTCATGCATTTACGATCCACGTGACTGTATTGATACTACTGAAAGGTGTTCTATTTGCTCGCAGTTCCCGTTTGATACCTGATAAAGCAAATCTTGGTTTTCGTTTTCCTTGTGATGGACCTGGAAGAGGGGGGACATGTCAAGTATCTGCCTGGGATCATGTCTTCTTAGGTCTATTCTGGATGTACAATGCGATTTCCGTAGTTATTTTCCATTTCAGTTGGAAAATGCAGTCGGATGTTTGGGGTACTATAAGTGATCAAGGGGTAGTAACTCATATTACAGGAGGAAACTTTGCGCAGAGTTCCATTACTATTAATGGGTGGCTTCGAGATTTCTTATGGGCACAGGCATCTCAGGTAATTCAGTCTTATGGTTCTTCATTATCTGCATATGGTCTCTTTTTCTTAGGTGCTCATTTTGTCTGGGCTTTCAGTTTAATGTTTCTATTCAGTGGCCGTGGTTATTGGCAAGAACTCATTGAATCCATCGTTTGGGCTCATAACAAATTAAAAGTTGCTCCTGCTACTCAGCCTAGAGCCTTGAGCATTGTACAAGGACGTGCTGTAGGAGTAACCCATTACCTTCTGGGTGGAATTGCCACAACATGGGCATTCTTCTTAGCAAGAATTATTGCAGTAGGATAA
- the LOC135662281 gene encoding DNA-directed RNA polymerase subunit beta gives MLRNDGNEGMSTIPGFSQIQFEGFCRFINEGLTEEFHKFPKIEDTDQEIEFKLFVERYQLVEPLINERDAVYESLTYSSELYVPAGLIWKTGRDMQEQTVFIGNIPLMNSLGTFIVNGIYRIVINQILQSPGIYYRSELDHNGISVYTSTIISDWGGRSELEIDRKARIWARVSRKQKISILILSSAMGSNLREILDNVCYPEIFLSFPNDKEKKKIGSKENAILEFYQQFACVGGDPVFSESLCKELQKKFFQQRCELGRIGRRNMNRRLNLDIPQNNTFLLPRDVLAAADHLIGIKFGMGTLDDMNHLKNKRIRSIADLLQDQFGLALVRLENAVRGTICGAIRHKLIPTPQNLVTSTSLTTTYESFFGLHPLSQVLDRTNPLTQIVHGRKLSYLGPGGLTGRTASFRIRDIHPSHYGRICPIDTSEGINVGLIGSLAIHVRIGHWGSIESPFYEISERSKEAQIVYLSPNRDEYYMVAAGNSLALNRGIQEEQVVPARYRQEFLTIAWEQIHLRSIFPFQYFSIGASLIPFIEHNDANRALMSSNMQRQAVPLSQSERCIVGTGLERQTALDSGVSAIAEHEGKIIYTDPHKIILSSNGDTTISISIPLVIYQRSNKNTCMHQKPQVPRGKCIKKGQILADGAATVGGELALGKNVLVAYMPWEGYNSEDAVLISERLVYEDIYTSFHIRKYEIQTHVTSQGPERITKEIPHLEAHLLRNLDRNGVVMLGSWVETGDILVGKLTPQTANESSYAPEDRLLRAILGIQVSTAKETSLKLPIGGRGRVIDVRWIRKKGGSCYNSEMIRVYISQKREIKVGDKVAGRHGNKGIISKILPRQDMPYLQDGTPVDMVFNPLGVPSRMNVGQIFECSLGLAGDLLKRHYRIAPFDERYEQEASRKLVFSELYEASKQTKNPWVFEPEYPGKSRIFDGRTGNPFEQPVLIGKSYILKLIHQVDDKIHGRSSGHYALVTQQPLRGRAKQGGQRVGEMEVWALEGFGVAHILQEMLTYKSDHIRARQEVLGATIIGGRVSNPEDAPESFRLLVRELRSLALELNHFLVSEKNFQINRKEA, from the coding sequence atgctccggaatgatggaaatgagggaatgtccacaatacctggatttagtcagatccaatttgagggattttgtaggttcattaatgagggcttgacggaagaatttcataagtttccaaaaattgaagatacagatcaagaaattgaatttaaattatttgtggaaagatatcaattggtagaacccttgataaacgaaagagatgctgtgtatgaatcactcacatattcttctgaattatatgtacccgcgggattaatttggaaaaccggtagagatatgcaagaacaaaccgtttttattggaaacattcccctaatgaattccctgggaacctttatagtaaatggaatatacagaattgtgatcaatcaaatattgcaaagtcctggtatttactaccgttcagaattggaccataacggaatttctgtctataccagcacaataatatcagattggggaggaagatcggaattagaaattgatagaaaagcaaggatatgggcccgtgtaagtaggaaacaaaaaatatctattctaattctatcatcagctatgggttcgaatctaagagaaattctagataatgtttgttaccctgaaattttcttgtctttcccgaatgataaggagaaaaaaaagattgggtcaaaagaaaatgctattttgGAATTTTATCAACAATTTGCTTGTGTAGGCGGGGATCCGGTATTTTCTGAGTCTTTATGTAAAGAATTACAAAAGAAATTTTTTCAACAAAGATGTGAATtaggaaggattggtcgacgaaaTATGAACCGGAGACTGAATCTTGATATACCTCAGAACAATACATTTTTATTACCACGAGATGTATTGGCTGCTGCGGATCATTTGATCGGAATTAAATTTGGAATGGGTACACTTGACGATATGAATCACTTGAAAAATAAACGGATTCGTTCTATAGCGGATCTGTTACAGGATCAATTCGGACTGGCTCTTGTTCGTTTAGAAAATGCGGTTCGAGGAACTATATGTGGAGCAATTCGGCATAAATTGATACCGACTCCTCAAAATTTGGTAACTTCAACTTCATTAACAACCACTTATGAATCGTTTTTTGGCCTACATCCTTTATCTCAAGTTTTGGATCGAACTAATCCATTGACACAAATCGTTCATGGGCGAAAATTGAGTTATTTGGGTCCTGGAGGATTGACGGGGCGAACTGCTAGTTTTCGGATACGAGATATTCATCCTAGCCACTATGGACGTATTTGTCCAATTGACACGTCCGAAGGAATCAATGTTGGACTTATTGGATCCTTAGCCATTCATGTGAGGATTGGCCATTGGGGATCTATAGAGAGTCCATTTTATGAAATATCTGAAAGATCAAAAGAGGCACAGATAGTTTATTTATCACCAAATAGAGATGAATATTATATGGTAGCAGCGGGAAATTCTTTGGCCTTGAATCGGGGTATTCAGGAAGAACAGGTTGTTCCAGCCCGATACCGTCAAGAGTTCCTGACTATTGCATGGGAACAGATTCATCTTAGAAGTATTTTTCCCTTCCAATATTTTTCTATTGGAGCTTCCCTCATTCCTTTTATCGAGCATAATGATGCGAATCGGGCTTTAATGAGTTCTAATATGCAGCGCCAAGCAGTTCCGCTTTCTCAGTCCGAGAGGTGCATTGTTGGAACTGGACTGGAACGCCAAACGGCTCTGGATTCGGGGGTTTCCGCTATAGCCGAACACGAGGGAAAGATCATTTATACTGACCCTCACAAGATCATTTTATCAAGTAATGGGGACACTACTATAAGTATAAGTATTCCATTAGTTATCTATCAACGTTCCAACAAAAATACTTGTATGCATCAAAAACCTCAGGTTCCGCGGGGTAAATGCattaaaaaaggacaaattttagCGGACGGTGCGGCTACAGTTGGGGGGGAACTTGCTTTAGGAAAAAACGTATTAGTAGCTTATATGCCATGGGAGGGTTACAATTCTGAAGACGCAGTACTAATTAGCGAACGTCTGGTATATGAAGATATTTATACTTCTTTTCACATCCGGAAATATGAAATTCAGACTCATGTGACAAGCCAAGGACCTGAAAGAATCACTAAGGAAATACCACATCTAGAGGCTCATTTACTCCGCAATTTAGACAGAAATGGAGTTGTGATGCTGGGATCTTGggtagaaacaggtgatattttaGTAGGTAAATTAACACCTCAGACAGCAAACGAATCGTCGTATGCTCCAGAGGATAGATTATTACGAGCCATACTTGGAATTCAGGTATCCACTGCAAAAGAAACTTCTCTAAAACTACCTATAGGCGGAAGAGGTCGCGTTATTGATGTGAGATGGATCCGGAAAAAGGGGGGTTCCTGTTATAATTCAGAAATGATTCGTGTATATATTTCACAGAAACGTGAAATCAAAGTAGGTGATAAAGTAGCTGGAAGACATGGGAATAAGGgtatcatttcaaaaattttgcCTAGACAAGATATGCCCTATTTGCAAGATGGAACACCTGTTGATATGGTCTTCAACCCATTAGGAGTACCATCACGAATGAATGTGGGACAGATATTTGAATGCTCGCTCGGGTTAGCGGGGGATCTGCTAAAGAGACATTATAGAATAGCACCTTTTGATGAGAGATATGAGCAAGAGGCTTCGAGAAAACTAGTGTTTTCCGAATTATATGAAGCCAGTAAGCAAACAAAAAATCCATGGGTATTTGAACCCGAATATCCGGGAAAAAGCAGAATATTTGATGGAAGAACAGGAAATCCTTTTGAACAACCTGTTCTAATAGGAAAgtcctatattttaaaattaattcatcAAGTTGATGATAAAATCCATGGACGTTCTAGTGGACATTACGCACTTGTTACACAACAACCCCTTAGAGGAAGGGCGAAGCAAGGGGGACAACGAGTAGGGGAAATGGAAGTTTGGGCTCTAGAGGGATTTGGTGTTGCTCATATTTTACAAGAGATGCTTACTTATAAATCTGATCATATTAGAGCTCGTCAAGAAGTACTTGGTGCTACgatcattggaggaagagtatctAACCCAGAAGATGCTCCAGAATCTTTTCGATTGCTCGTTCGAGAACTACGATCTTTAGCTCTAGAACTGAATCATTTCCTTGTATCTGAGAAGAACTTCCAGATTAATAGGAAGGAAGCTTGA
- the LOC135662284 gene encoding photosystem I P700 chlorophyll a apoprotein A2: MALRFPRFSQGLAQDPTTRRIWFGIATAHDFESHDDITEERLYQNIFASHFGQLAIIFLWTSGNLFHVAWQGNFESWIQDPLHVRPIAHAIWDPHFGQPAVEAFTRGGATGPVNIAYSGVYQWWYTIGLRTNEDLYTGALFLLFLSAISLIAGWLHLQPKWKPSVSWFKNAESRLNHHLSGLFGVSSLAWTGHLVHVAIPGSRGQYVRWNNFLDVLPYPQGLGPLFTGQWNLYAQNPDSSSHLFGTSQGTGTAILTLLGGFHPQTQSLWLTDIAHHHLAIAFIFLIAGHMYRTNFGIGHSIKDLLETHIPPGGRLGRGHKGLYDTINNSLHFQLGLALASLGVITSLVAQHMYSLPAYAFIAQDFTTQAALYTHHQYIAGFIMTGAFAHGAIFFIRDYNPEQNEDNVLARMLDHKEAIISHLSWASLFLGFHTLGLYVHNDVMLAFGTPEKQILIEPIFAQWIQSAHGKTSYGFDVLLSSTNGPAFNAGRSIWLPGWLNAVNENSNSLFLTIGPGDFLVHHAIALGLHTTTLILVKGALDARGSKLMPDKKDFGYSFPCDGPGRGGTCDISAWDAFYLAVFWMLNTIGWVTFYWHWKHITLWQGNVSQFNESSTYLMGWLRDYLWLNSSQLINGYNPFGMNSLSVWAWMFLFGHLVWATGFMFLISWRGYWQELIETLAWAHERTPLANLIRWRDKPVALSIVQARLVGLAHFSVGYIFTYAAFLIASTSGKFG; encoded by the coding sequence ATGGCATTAAGATTTCCGAGGTTTAGCCAAGGCTTAGCTCAGGACCCCACTACTCGTCGTATTTGGTTTGGTATTGCTACCGCACATGACTTCGAGAGTCATGATGATATTACTGAGGAACGTCTTTATCAGAACATTTTTGCTTCTCACTTTGGGCAATTAGCAATAATCTTTCTGTGGACGTCCGGAAATCTCTTTCATGTAGCTTGGCAAGGAAATTTTGAGTCATGGATACAAGACCCTTTACATGTAAGACCTATTGCTCATGCAATTTGGGATCCTCATTTTGGTCAACCAGCTGTAGAAGCCTTTACTCGAGGAGGTGCTACCGGTCCAGTGAATATCGCTTATTCCGGCGTTTATCAGTGGTGGTATACAATCGGATTACGCACTAATGAAGATCTTTATACTGGAGctctttttctattatttctttctgctaTATCCTTAATAGCGGGTTGGTTACACTTACAACCAAAATGGAAACCAAGCGTTTCGTGGTTCAAAAATGCCGAATctcgtctaaatcatcatttgTCAGGACTTTTCGGAGTGAGTTCTTTGGCTTGGACAGGACATTTAGTTCATGTCGCTATTCCAGGATCCAGGGGACAGTACGTCAGATGGAATAATTTTTTAGATGTATTACCCTATCCTCAAGGGTTGGGACCACTTTTTACGGGTCAGTGGAATCTTTATGCCCAAAACCCTGATTCGAGTAGCCATTTATTTGGTACTTCCCAAGGAACAGGAACTGCCATTCTAACCCTTCTCGGTGGATTTCATCCACAAACGCAAAGTTtatggctgaccgatattgctcatcatcatttagctattgcatttattttcctgatcgctggtcatatgtatagaacTAACTTCGGGATTGGGCACAGTATCAAAGATCTTTTAGAAACACATATTCCTCCAGGGGGTCGATTAGGGCGTGGGCATAAGGGTCTTTATGACACAATCAATAATTCGCTTCATTTTCAATTAGGTCTTGCTCTAGCCTCTTTAGGGGTTATTACTTCCTTAGTAGCTCAACACATGTACTCTTTACCTGCTTATGCATTCATAGCACAAGACTTTACTACTCAAGCTGCGTTATATACTCatcaccaatacatcgcagggtttatCATGACAGGAGCCTTTGCTCATGGAGCTATATTCTTCATTAGAGATTACAATCCAGAACAGAATGAGGATAATGTATTGGCAAGAATGTTAGACCACAAAGAAGCTATCATATCTCATTTAAGTTGGGCCAGCCTGTTTCTTGGGTTCCATACCTTGGGCCTTTATGTTCATAACGATGTTATGCTCGCTTTTGGTACTCCGGaaaaacaaatcttgattgaacCTATATTTGCCCAATGGATACAATCCGCTCATGGTAAGACTTCATATGGGTTCGATGTACTCTTATCTTCAACGAATGGCCCAGCATTCAATGCAGGTCGAAGCATATGGTTACCGGGCTGGTTGAATGCTGTTAATGAGAATAGTAATTCACTCTTCTTAACAATAGGTCCTGGGGACTTCTTGGTTCATCATGCTATTGCTCTAGGTTTGCATACAACTACACTGATTTTAGTAAAAGGTGCTTTAGATGCACGTGGTTCCAAGTTAATGCCAGATAAAAAGGATTTCGGTTATAGTTTTCCTTGCGACGGCCCAGGACGCGGCGGTACTTGTGATATTTCTGCTTGGGACGCATTTTATTTGGCAGTTTTCTGGATGTTAAATACCATTGGGTGGGTTACTTTTTATTGGCATTGGAAACACATCACTTTATGGCAGGGTAACGTTTCACAATTTAATGAATCTTCCACTTATTTAATGGGATGGTTAAGAGATTATCTATGGTTAAACTCTTCACAACTTATCAATGGATATAATCCTTTTGGTATGAATAGTTTATCCGTATGGGCGTGGATGTTCTTATTTGGACATCTTGTTTGGGCTACTggatttatgtttttaatttcttGGCGCGGATATTGGCAGGAATTGATTGAAACTTTAGCATGGGCTCATGAACGCACACCTTTGGCTAATTTGATTCGATGGAGAGATAAGCCAGTGGCTCTTTCCATTGTGCAAGCAAGATTGGTTGGATTAGCCCACTTTTCCGTAGGCTATATATTCACTTATGCAGCTTTCTTGATTGCCTCTACATCAGGAAAATttggttaa